Proteins encoded in a region of the Streptomyces sp. PCS3-D2 genome:
- the pheT gene encoding phenylalanine--tRNA ligase subunit beta, producing MRVPLSWLREYVDLPAGASGRDVAAKLVDAGLEVETVEQLGAGLKGPLVVGQVLTIEELEGFRKPIRFCTVDVGTANGTGEPQEIVCGARNFSVGDKVVVVLPGAVLPGDFAIASRKTYGKTSHGMICSGDELGMGDDGTHGIIVLPPEHETGTDAIELLQLVDEVLHIDVTPDRGYCMSLRGIAREVATAYGLPLRDPALLDVPGPNSYGYPVRIDDPAGCDRFTARTVTGLDPEARSPIWLQRRLQKAGMRPISLAVDITNYVMLELGQPLHAYDRSRIDGTIGVRRAEQGEKFTTLDGVKRTLDAEDLVITDNSGPIGLAGVMGGANTEIADSVTDPETGAVTGTTDVVIEAAHFDSVSISRTARRMKLSSEASKRFERGVDPQAAAAAAQRTVDLLVLLAGGTAEAGVTEVVAPGAPRTIAMAADHPDRVAGMEYGRETVVRRLQEIGCDVYGQDELVVTLPSWRPDLAAPNDLAEEVIRLEGYGNLPSTLPQVPSGRGLTARQQLHRRVGRALAGAGYVEALSYPFLGEGVFDQLQLPAHDAARQVVKLVNPLSDEEPALRTTLLPGLLGALRRNDSRGSHDLALFETGSVFRAAARPGAAVRLPVDRRPTDEEIATLDAALPAQPRYAAVVLAGAREQAGWWGKGRPADWADAVQAARALAVEAGTELVVRQGQYGPWHPGRCAELVVTVDGVEQVIGHAGELHPRVVKAMGLPARTSAMEIDLDRLAAAGGTAVQAPRISSFPVATQDVALIVDASVPASSVEAALRKGAGELLESLRLFDVFTGEQVGEGKKSLAYALRFRAGDRTLTAEESTAARDAAVALAGERTGAVLRGA from the coding sequence ATGCGGGTCCCGCTTTCGTGGCTGCGGGAGTACGTCGACCTCCCCGCCGGTGCATCCGGTCGCGACGTCGCGGCCAAGCTCGTCGACGCCGGCCTGGAGGTCGAGACGGTCGAGCAGCTCGGCGCCGGGCTCAAGGGCCCCCTCGTCGTCGGCCAGGTGCTGACCATCGAGGAGCTCGAGGGCTTCCGCAAGCCGATCCGCTTCTGCACGGTCGACGTCGGCACCGCCAACGGCACCGGCGAGCCGCAGGAGATCGTCTGCGGCGCCCGGAACTTCTCCGTCGGTGACAAGGTCGTCGTGGTCCTGCCCGGTGCCGTCCTGCCCGGCGACTTCGCGATCGCCTCGCGCAAGACGTACGGCAAGACCTCGCACGGCATGATCTGCTCCGGCGACGAGCTCGGCATGGGCGACGACGGCACGCACGGCATCATCGTGCTGCCGCCGGAGCACGAGACCGGCACCGACGCGATCGAGCTGCTCCAGCTCGTCGACGAGGTGCTGCACATCGACGTCACCCCGGACCGCGGCTACTGCATGTCCCTGCGCGGCATCGCCCGCGAGGTGGCGACCGCCTACGGCCTGCCGCTGCGTGACCCCGCGCTGCTCGACGTGCCCGGCCCGAACTCCTACGGCTACCCGGTCAGGATCGACGACCCGGCCGGCTGCGACCGCTTCACCGCCCGCACCGTCACCGGTCTCGACCCCGAGGCGCGCTCGCCGATCTGGCTCCAGCGCCGCCTTCAGAAGGCCGGCATGCGTCCGATCTCGCTCGCCGTCGACATCACCAACTACGTGATGCTCGAACTCGGCCAGCCGCTGCACGCCTACGACCGTTCGCGGATCGACGGCACCATCGGCGTCCGCCGCGCCGAGCAGGGCGAGAAGTTCACCACCCTCGACGGGGTCAAGCGCACGCTCGACGCCGAGGACCTGGTGATCACCGACAACAGCGGGCCGATCGGCCTCGCCGGCGTCATGGGCGGCGCCAACACCGAGATCGCCGACTCCGTCACCGACCCGGAGACCGGCGCCGTCACCGGGACCACCGACGTGGTCATCGAGGCCGCGCACTTCGACTCCGTGTCGATCTCGCGCACCGCCCGCCGCATGAAGCTCTCCTCCGAGGCCTCCAAGCGCTTCGAGCGGGGCGTCGACCCGCAGGCGGCCGCCGCGGCCGCCCAGCGGACCGTCGACCTGCTCGTGCTCCTCGCCGGCGGCACCGCGGAGGCCGGGGTCACCGAGGTCGTCGCCCCGGGCGCGCCGCGCACCATCGCGATGGCCGCCGACCACCCGGACCGGGTCGCGGGCATGGAGTACGGCCGCGAGACCGTCGTGCGCCGCCTCCAGGAGATCGGCTGCGACGTCTACGGCCAGGACGAGCTCGTGGTCACGCTGCCCTCGTGGCGGCCCGACCTCGCCGCGCCCAACGACCTCGCCGAAGAGGTCATCCGGCTGGAGGGCTACGGGAACCTCCCGTCGACCCTGCCGCAGGTGCCCTCCGGCCGCGGTCTGACCGCCCGGCAGCAGCTGCACCGCCGGGTCGGCCGTGCGCTCGCCGGTGCAGGCTACGTCGAGGCGCTCAGCTACCCCTTCCTCGGCGAAGGCGTCTTCGACCAGCTCCAGCTGCCGGCGCACGACGCCGCCCGCCAGGTCGTCAAGCTGGTCAACCCGCTCTCCGACGAGGAGCCGGCGCTGCGCACCACGCTGCTGCCGGGTCTGCTCGGCGCGCTGCGCCGCAACGACAGCCGGGGCAGCCACGACCTCGCGCTCTTCGAGACCGGTTCGGTCTTCCGGGCCGCCGCGCGGCCGGGTGCCGCCGTACGGCTGCCCGTCGACCGGCGTCCCACCGACGAGGAGATCGCCACCCTGGACGCGGCGCTGCCCGCGCAGCCGCGGTACGCCGCGGTCGTGCTGGCCGGTGCGCGCGAGCAGGCCGGCTGGTGGGGCAAGGGCCGCCCGGCCGACTGGGCCGACGCGGTCCAGGCCGCCCGGGCACTGGCCGTCGAGGCCGGTACCGAGCTGGTCGTCCGCCAGGGCCAGTACGGCCCCTGGCACCCGGGCCGCTGCGCCGAGCTGGTCGTCACGGTCGACGGTGTGGAGCAGGTCATCGGCCACGCCGGCGAGCTGCACCCGCGGGTGGTCAAGGCCATGGGCCTGCCGGCCCGCACCAGCGCGATGGAGATCGACCTGGACCGTCTCGCGGCGGCCGGCGGCACGGCCGTCCAGGCGCCGCGGATCTCCTCCTTCCCGGTGGCGACCCAGGACGTCGCGCTGATCGTGGACGCCTCCGTCCCGGCGTCCTCCGTGGAGGCCGCGCTGCGCAAGGGAGCGGGCGAACTCCTGGAGTCGCTGCGTCTGTTCGACGTGTTCACCGGTGAGCAGGTCGGTGAGGGCAAGAAGTCCCTGGCCTACGCGCTGCGCTTCCGGGCGGGTGACCGGACGCTGACCGCCGAGGAGTCCACGGCCGCGCGCGACGCCGCGGTGGCGCTCGCCGGCGAGCGGACCGGGGCGGTGCTCCGGGGCGCGTAG
- the pheS gene encoding phenylalanine--tRNA ligase subunit alpha codes for MSAPNKSYDPVEVEALKPEEIERMRDEALAAFASAGDLDALREAKTAHMGDRSPLALANREIGALPPQAKAEAGKRVGQARGAVNKAFGARTAELEAERDERVLVEEAVDVTLPYDRTPAGARHPLTTLMDRVADIFVGMGYEVAEGPEVEAEWFNFDALNFTPDHPARQMQDTFFVRGPEGTEGDESGVVLRTHTSPVQARSLLERKPPVYIVCPGRVYRTDELDATHTPVFHQVELLAVDEGLTMADLRGTIDHMVKELFGEETTTRLRPHFFPFTEPSAEMDMQCYVCRGESVGNPDRPCRTCSSEGWIELGGCGMVNPKVLTACGVDPEKYSGFAFGFGIERMLMFRHNVEDMRDMVEGDVRFTRPFGMEI; via the coding sequence ATGTCGGCACCGAACAAGTCGTACGACCCTGTCGAGGTCGAGGCACTGAAACCGGAAGAGATCGAGCGCATGCGGGACGAGGCGCTCGCCGCCTTCGCGTCCGCCGGCGACCTCGACGCGCTGCGCGAGGCGAAGACCGCGCACATGGGCGACCGCTCGCCCCTGGCGCTCGCCAACCGCGAGATCGGCGCCCTGCCCCCGCAGGCCAAGGCCGAGGCGGGCAAGCGCGTGGGCCAGGCCCGCGGCGCCGTGAACAAGGCCTTCGGGGCCCGCACCGCCGAGCTCGAGGCCGAGCGCGACGAGCGGGTGCTGGTCGAGGAGGCGGTGGATGTCACGCTGCCGTACGACCGCACCCCCGCGGGCGCCCGGCACCCCCTGACCACGCTGATGGACCGCGTCGCGGACATCTTCGTCGGCATGGGGTACGAGGTCGCGGAGGGCCCCGAGGTCGAGGCGGAGTGGTTCAACTTCGACGCCCTCAACTTCACGCCCGACCACCCGGCGCGCCAGATGCAGGACACCTTCTTCGTCCGGGGCCCCGAGGGCACCGAGGGAGACGAGTCCGGTGTCGTGCTGCGCACCCACACCTCCCCGGTGCAGGCGCGCTCGCTCCTGGAGCGCAAGCCGCCCGTCTACATCGTCTGCCCGGGCCGCGTCTACCGCACCGACGAGCTCGACGCGACGCACACCCCGGTCTTCCACCAGGTCGAGCTGCTCGCCGTGGACGAGGGCCTGACCATGGCGGACCTGCGCGGCACCATCGACCACATGGTCAAGGAGCTGTTCGGCGAGGAGACCACCACCCGGCTCCGCCCGCACTTCTTCCCGTTCACCGAGCCGTCCGCCGAGATGGACATGCAGTGCTACGTGTGCCGCGGTGAGTCGGTGGGCAACCCCGACCGCCCGTGCCGGACCTGCTCCAGCGAGGGCTGGATCGAGCTCGGCGGCTGCGGCATGGTCAACCCCAAGGTGCTGACCGCCTGCGGTGTGGACCCGGAGAAGTACAGCGGGTTCGCCTTCGGCTTCGGTATCGAGCGGATGCTGATGTTCCGTCACAACGTTGAAGACATGCGAGACATGGTCGAGGGTGACGTTCGTTTCACCCGGCCTTTCGGGATGGAGATCTGA
- a CDS encoding RNA methyltransferase → MATPAELISPRSPRVAAARRLARRNFRTKERRFIAEGPQAVREAVEHRGPTGAPTLIELFATVEAAERHPEIIGAALDAGARVHHASDEVLAEVSQTVTPQGIVGVCHFLDSPFEEILKAGPKLVAVLAHVRDPGNAGTVLRCADAAGADAVVLTDASVDLYNPKSVRASVGSLFHLPVAVGVPVEQAVAGLRAAGVRILAADGAGEDDLDAELDAGTMGGPSAWVFGNEAWGLPEETRALADAVVRVPIHGKAESLNLATAAAVCLYASARAQRAPGGCRSVTPS, encoded by the coding sequence ATGGCTACCCCCGCCGAGCTGATCTCCCCCCGATCCCCGCGGGTGGCCGCCGCCAGGCGACTGGCGCGGCGCAACTTCCGCACCAAGGAGCGCCGGTTCATCGCCGAGGGCCCGCAGGCGGTCCGCGAGGCCGTCGAGCACCGCGGTCCCACGGGCGCCCCGACCCTGATCGAGCTGTTCGCCACCGTCGAGGCCGCCGAGCGCCATCCCGAGATCATCGGCGCGGCCCTGGACGCGGGGGCCCGTGTGCACCACGCCTCCGACGAGGTGCTCGCCGAGGTCTCCCAGACCGTCACCCCCCAGGGGATCGTGGGCGTCTGCCACTTCCTCGACTCGCCCTTCGAGGAGATCCTCAAGGCCGGGCCCAAACTCGTTGCCGTCCTCGCGCACGTGCGCGACCCCGGCAACGCGGGTACGGTGCTGCGCTGCGCGGACGCCGCCGGGGCCGACGCGGTGGTGCTGACCGACGCCTCCGTGGACCTCTACAACCCCAAGTCCGTACGGGCCTCCGTGGGCTCCCTCTTCCACCTGCCGGTCGCCGTCGGTGTCCCGGTGGAGCAGGCCGTCGCGGGGTTGCGCGCCGCCGGCGTACGGATCCTCGCAGCCGACGGGGCCGGCGAGGACGACCTCGACGCCGAACTGGACGCCGGCACCATGGGCGGCCCCTCCGCCTGGGTGTTCGGCAACGAGGCCTGGGGCCTTCCGGAGGAGACCCGGGCGCTCGCGGACGCCGTCGTACGGGTCCCGATCCACGGGAAGGCGGAGAGTCTGAACCTGGCGACGGCCGCCGCCGTGTGTCTCTACGCGTCCGCGCGTGCACAGCGGGCGCCCGGAGGGTGCCGCTCCGTGACCCCCAGCTAG
- a CDS encoding ATP-binding protein yields the protein MTVGTNSWPGAADAAEEPFLDALDPPVAAADGLCGVPPQAVDSGRARAARPVVPAAREAAEVPGAGLGFEVDPDHLPDGLVVADDTGRVVCFNAAAARITALAPQEALGAPIDRALPLEDLEGRRWWALTDPYGGLATRRGQPERNLLLPGGREVLVSASYIRTHPTGPVRRLVVTLRGTEARRRTERSHAELIATVAHELRSPLTSVKGFTATLLAKWERFTDDQKRLMLETVDADANRVTRLIAELLDISRIDSGRLEVRRQPVDIATAVGRHVQALTANGQAPERFLVSISRPLPDLWADPDKIDQILGNLLENAVRHGEGTVTIGVSPHEKGTAVTVSDEGPGIPEESMARVFTRFWRGSKRGGTGLGLYIVKGIVEAHGGTITVGRGPGGGAEFRFILPVSAPAYLTQ from the coding sequence ATGACCGTCGGTACGAACAGCTGGCCCGGAGCCGCGGACGCGGCCGAGGAGCCGTTCCTGGACGCCCTCGACCCTCCGGTCGCGGCCGCCGACGGGCTGTGCGGCGTACCGCCCCAGGCGGTGGACTCGGGCCGCGCCCGCGCCGCCCGGCCCGTGGTCCCCGCCGCGCGGGAGGCCGCCGAGGTCCCGGGCGCCGGACTCGGCTTCGAGGTGGACCCGGACCACCTGCCCGACGGGCTCGTCGTCGCCGACGACACCGGCCGGGTGGTCTGCTTCAACGCGGCCGCCGCGCGGATCACCGCTCTGGCGCCGCAGGAGGCGCTCGGCGCCCCCATCGACCGGGCCCTCCCGCTGGAAGACCTCGAAGGGCGCCGCTGGTGGGCGCTGACGGACCCGTACGGAGGCCTCGCCACCCGCCGCGGCCAGCCCGAGCGGAACCTGCTGCTTCCCGGCGGCCGGGAGGTGCTCGTCTCGGCCAGCTACATCCGCACCCACCCCACCGGCCCGGTCCGCCGGCTCGTCGTCACCCTGCGCGGCACCGAGGCCCGCCGCCGCACCGAACGCAGCCACGCCGAGCTGATCGCGACGGTGGCCCACGAGCTGCGCTCCCCGCTGACCTCCGTCAAGGGGTTCACCGCGACCCTGCTCGCCAAGTGGGAGCGGTTCACCGACGACCAGAAGCGGCTGATGCTGGAGACCGTCGACGCCGACGCCAACCGGGTCACCCGACTCATCGCCGAGCTCCTCGACATCTCGCGCATCGACTCCGGCCGCCTGGAGGTGCGCCGCCAGCCGGTCGACATCGCCACCGCGGTGGGCCGCCACGTACAGGCGCTCACCGCGAACGGCCAGGCGCCCGAGCGCTTCCTCGTCAGCATCAGCCGTCCGCTCCCCGACCTATGGGCCGATCCGGACAAGATCGACCAGATCCTCGGCAACCTCCTCGAAAATGCGGTGCGCCACGGCGAGGGAACGGTCACCATCGGGGTGTCGCCGCATGAGAAGGGAACCGCCGTCACCGTGTCCGACGAAGGCCCCGGGATTCCCGAGGAGTCGATGGCCCGCGTCTTCACCCGCTTCTGGCGGGGGAGCAAGCGCGGAGGCACCGGCCTGGGCCTCTACATCGTCAAGGGCATCGTCGAGGCGCACGGCGGCACCATCACGGTCGGCCGCGGCCCCGGCGGCGGCGCCGAGTTCCGATTTATCCTGCCCGTGAGCGCCCCGGCCTACCTCACGCAGTAG